ATATTCGCCTCTAAATATGCCTTCTATGTCGCCACCTGTTCCGCGATTTTGAAATGAAGTCTGCACAATGACCAAAACTGGAGTAAGTAGTATGAAGCCAAGAACCACCCATTTGAAATATTCTTTTCGTTTCCAACATATACCCAAAAGTAGCGAAGCCATGGTAATCAAGATGCTTGTACGCCCCATTGTTGCCAATCGCATCAACACATACGTACCTGGCACTAGTAGTTTCTGCTTAAAACGCCACAAAACAAAGGTCTTACCCGTGAATACACTGAGAAACAGAAACATATTTGCGTAGGGCGGCATATTGGTAAATCGTGAAAATCCACCATAGTCTGCACTGGCAACAACATCTTTGGTATTAAGCAGCAGACTTTGGTTAAGCGGTAATTGAAATATAAACAATATAGCCGTAACGAATGTCAGCGTGCCCAACATACGGAATGTTTTTACAAGATCTGTATAACTCTGGTCTCTGATTATAAAATAGGCAAGCACAAATAAATGAAATCTAGCCATTCTAATAACATAAACATAGGGTACCTCATAATAGATAATGGAAAACAATGTCACGGCCATTATGAAAGCAAGCATCCACCATACACGCTTGGCCAGTCTGTCGAGCGAGAAAAACGACCAGTCTCGTATGGCTACATGATAACCGCAAATTAGCAGTATGAATGCTAGAGACATATCATCTATCTTAAATGTGCCTTCACCATAAGGGAATATACTGCATCCATTACCCAGACAAATGAAAAACAAAAAGAGCGACCAAGCTCTGTGACGCTTGTAGAGCACAAGCATCAGAAAAAATACAATCAGTGAAATCACAACGTTTTTATTTCAATATCTATTACTTAATCTTTTACTAATCTTCTCAACTTCTTTTCCCCATTAAATAGCGATTCTCTGCCAATGTCATAGGGGATTCGGATAGTTATGGGCTATTTGAGGATAGTCACCAAATTTTATTAATATGAATAGACACTCAAATAAATGCTTATATCTTTTTGATGAACTTAGCCGGATTTCCTCCCCAGACCTCATTGGCAGGTACATCGTCTACGACAACACTTCCAGCCGCAATCATGGCATGATCTCCTATGGTGACGCCTTTACAAATGATGGAACGTGCACCGATGAATACCACGTCACCAATAGTTATGGGCGCATTACGAGGGTTCTCGATATCTTTTTGCCTGTCTAGTCTTTTATGCCAATCTGTAGAATGGAAATTTGTATCCATAATCAGGCATCCAGCACCTATATTAACGTGATGACCTATCTGTATACGTTCATAGCATTGGATGATGGTATTGGTCATGCCAGAGTGTTCGCCTATTGTCAATGTGGCGTTGTCCCGTACACAAATCTTACAGCCATTGCCGCAGTCGATAGCTGCCATGATGCCGGAATTGGCGATAAAATCGTCACCGATTGAGACTTTGCATCCTTTACCTAAGTTCAAATAGGTGCGTCCGTTGAAATAACATTCCTTGGGGTCAAACTTTACCTGATGATACAATAGATAATGTTTTGCAGTCCAACTATAAAACCTGCGTTTTACCCCCCCCCCAATTTGTTAATAATTACTAATGATACTATTGGTAACAAAGACTTCAATCTCATATTTTATCGTATTTTTTTAATAATATTCTTTAAGCCTACCCATATTGGTAATCAATTGCCAATGCTCTTTAAACCATTCCTCGGGATTGTTTCACCATTTTGTTTCCAGCAAGAATTTTTTGATGTCTTCATCGTATCGGTATCCCTCGCAACCTCTTAGCCAGAAGACGGAATTCCTCCCATTTTGTCTAATTGTGTTACTTGTTTTAGGGTGATTATGTTTACTGTTTATGATTCTCTTTCATAACTGTCTATAAAGGAACTTTTGGTGCAATTTAAAATAGTGACATTGCTGTATTTTGAATAGTCAGCCAATATATCATGACTTTCAAACAGTCTTCCCCAATAAGCAATATATTCACTGACTTTCCAATATTTTCCATTGTCATTTCTCTTCAAGGGTTTAAGAGATACCTCCTTCTTATCATAAAAATGAGTATCGCGATTGCATAAATGATTGTTCTCATCCACACAAAGAGTTTCGAAAAAATTATGATCCACTCCATATACACGAACCGTGGAATACCCAGAATTAATGCCTACATATATACACATTTGTGCTACGGTTTCTATGCGTGGTATGGCCATCCCTTTTCTGTAAAAGAAAAAACGGAATCGTTCGAAACCTTTATACTCTAGATAGTTGAGCGGAACAATATGGAGGTGAGGGTTGGACAAATGACTGAACGCTTTGAATGCATTTAAATATACAGATGGAATATAGATATTTAAATCCCAATCCACGTTCTTTTGCAGCACGGCGAAGAGATGTTGTGCTTCCTGTTTTCGGTGAGTTTCTTTGAAAAACATCGGGTCAGCCAGACAATAATGTATCGGTTTGATTTTGAAGAAGATGTCTTCGAACGCGAAGTAATTCATGACGATGTAGTCCACTCCTTGAAAAACCGGATCGGTCTGTAGGGTGGGAATCACTCCTTTTAAGGAAGGCCCATTGGCCAATACAGCTACAGTGCCGTGGTATTGTCTCTTTATAGGATTGATATAAGCTCTGTGCCAGACGACCCGTAGCAAAAAGAGCGTAAACTTCAATGATTGGACGAAAAATTTAGCAATTTGTTTGATTAATATTTTCATTTTCTAAGTTTGAATTTTGTTTGAACTAACAGTAATAAGTCTTTATTAATGAACGCAAAGATACCCACAACTGATACAAAACCAATCAGGTTGAACCAATAGGGCGTTACCTGAAGGCTTGCGGCAACAATATACAATCCTGTGAGAACGAGCATCCATATGTATTTCCAGACGTTGGTGATTTGAACATATTTCCATCCGTACCAGATACGAGACAGTGCCATCACCACAAAAGAGAGCATTACTGACAGTGCAACTCCCCATATAGCCAAAGAAGGGATGAGTATGAAATTGAATAAAACAGCTGCAACCGCTCCCCACACACTGGAATAGAAGAAGTATTTGCTTGTGCGTGTAGCAGAGAAATTACTGCCAGCCATGCTTGACACACAGGAAAACACGGTGCCCAACACTAAAAGAGGAATATATTGCCATGCCTCAAAAAAGTCATCAGATGTGAAAAGACTGACTAGCAATTTGCTACACAGTGTGATGAGTAGCGATACTATCAACAGTCCTGTGACAACTGACCGGAATACTCGGTTGAAAAACACTTCATATCCCTTCTTTCCAAATTCCTCCAATACTGAAATCTGCCAAGAAGTGACAAACACCGTGAACAGCATACTCAGAATGCCTGGGAATTTATTAGCAACAGCAAATATGCCGATTGCATACATACCTAAATGAGCTTCCATTAACGGACGGTTTAGGGCACTGACCAGCCACCACATAATACCATTAGGAATTAACGGGATGGAATACTTTAACATTTCTTTGCATGCATTTATCGAAAACCGATGGCATGACCAATATGTATAACCTCTTGAAAATGTAATGGAATATAAAGCCGATAACAGGTATGCACCAATCATGCTCCAAACATATCCGTCCACTCCCCACTTGGGTATCAGCATAAATGCAAATAATGCTGTAAAGCCAGTGAGAACAATGCCCGTTATGCTGTAGACTTGTATTTTATCTATGCTGCGTGTAAACTGCTGTGCAAATTGTTGAACTATCATACCTGCAAGCATCCCATAAATCAACCATAAATTATCTGAGAAACTGTTATGTATGTCACATCGTTTAAATACAACACTGGCAACGCCAAAAATGAGGGCAGTCAGTCCAAGCATCAGGAATAAAAAGAATGATGCCGAAGAAAAATAAATTTCCTGCCGATCTCTATCAGCTCCTTTTGGAAAAATGAATATGGATTCCGCAATGTTGCAACTGACAAATCCTGTCAGGAATGTCACATACACTGTAATAATATCCGTTGATCCATAGTCTTCAACACTGAGCCACCGTGTATAGAACGGAAGCATCAACAGGCTGATCAATTTAGCCCCTGCATTGCCTATGAACACGAGCAGCGTATTTTTGCCAAGACGGCGATATTTGCCCATAGAAACAGACTCTATATTATTCAAAGTTATTTAACCACAAATCTATACTTTACCTCTGGATATATAAACTGGATATATAAACTTTCCTCTATAGACTTTACTCTCCAGCTTGCAAACATGCTCAACACTTTTTTCTTAATACTTCTACTAACTCTGCCATAACAAACTA
The Phocaeicola salanitronis DSM 18170 genome window above contains:
- a CDS encoding acyltransferase, with the protein product MYHQVKFDPKECYFNGRTYLNLGKGCKVSIGDDFIANSGIMAAIDCGNGCKICVRDNATLTIGEHSGMTNTIIQCYERIQIGHHVNIGAGCLIMDTNFHSTDWHKRLDRQKDIENPRNAPITIGDVVFIGARSIICKGVTIGDHAMIAAGSVVVDDVPANEVWGGNPAKFIKKI
- a CDS encoding lipopolysaccharide biosynthesis protein translates to MGKYRRLGKNTLLVFIGNAGAKLISLLMLPFYTRWLSVEDYGSTDIITVYVTFLTGFVSCNIAESIFIFPKGADRDRQEIYFSSASFFLFLMLGLTALIFGVASVVFKRCDIHNSFSDNLWLIYGMLAGMIVQQFAQQFTRSIDKIQVYSITGIVLTGFTALFAFMLIPKWGVDGYVWSMIGAYLLSALYSITFSRGYTYWSCHRFSINACKEMLKYSIPLIPNGIMWWLVSALNRPLMEAHLGMYAIGIFAVANKFPGILSMLFTVFVTSWQISVLEEFGKKGYEVFFNRVFRSVVTGLLIVSLLITLCSKLLVSLFTSDDFFEAWQYIPLLVLGTVFSCVSSMAGSNFSATRTSKYFFYSSVWGAVAAVLFNFILIPSLAIWGVALSVMLSFVVMALSRIWYGWKYVQITNVWKYIWMLVLTGLYIVAASLQVTPYWFNLIGFVSVVGIFAFINKDLLLLVQTKFKLRK